The nucleotide sequence GCCCTGCCTGCCCTACCCTCAGGCCTTCAAGCCATTGTCCCTCACTCCTGTCCCCAGCCCTGGCCACTGGACCCAAGGCCTGCCCGCCGGAccctcctttcccccaccccccaccccaccccccgccgcccgccACCGGCCACCCGCCACCAATGCAAGCACAGCTGGTTCCCACACCGGAGGACTGCAGCACTGTCTCATTTCCAGCTCTGAGCAAGTCCTCAGAGCTGGACGCCGGACCTCTCCCCCTACTAGATCTCCAGCTCCGCCACTGCGGTCCCCAACCTGACCCCTTGGCTCCCCAATCCTAACTGGGTCTCTAGCCCTTACCTACTGGTCCCGCCTCTGCTTTCGCCCAGgacctctatctctgcctctacCTCCCATGTGCATAAATATGCCAGGTTCCCTGTGTCCCTTAGCAGCACGGCTCTCCAGCCCCGAGGACGGCCTGCTCTTCGGGCTCCGCCCACCAGGCCTCTAGCCCCACCCACCAGCCTGCAGCTCCGCCCACCCAGTCCGCCAGCCCACAGATTGCCCCTGTCCCGCCCACCAGGTTACTAGCCCCTCCCACCGGCCCCATAGCCCACCCACAGGTCCTTAGTCCTGCGGAGTCCCCCACGTCTGCCCACTAGGTCCTCAGCCCTGACTGGGTTTTCCAGTCCTGCCCACCGAGCTACCAGCTCGTCTCATCGGATCCACCGCTAGGaccagcctcccccctccccccacgctcTTCCCAACCACCCACAaacctcttctccttccccagagaACCGCGCGGTGCGGTTGCTGGGCGGCAGCGGTCCGTGCGCCGGCCGCGTGGAGATGCTAGAGCGTGGCCAGTGGGGGTCGGTGTGCGACGACACGTGGGACCTGAAGGACGCCCACGTGGTGTGCCGGCAGCTGAACTGCGGCTGGGCGGTCCAGGCCCTGCCCGGCCTGCACTTCGCGCCCGGCCAAGGACCCATCCACCGGGACCAGGTGAACTGCTCGGGGACCGAGGACCACCTGTGGGACTGCCCTGGGCTGCCAGGAAACGGCTACTGCGGTCACAAGGAGGACGCCGGCGTGCTGTGCTCAGGTGAGCCGGGGGTCATCTACCCGCACTTACTGGGAGCCGGGAGGGATGACCCCTGCCGGAGCGAGGTCGAGTCCCCGCGAATACGGGGACAAGCAAATAAGAGGCAAGCACATAAGAGACAGGCAACATCGGAGGGAGAGAGTGACAAGCGCCCTAAGAAAGCAAGCCAGGTGGAGTTTAGAGGGGGACAGGACTCCAGAGTTGGAGGTTAAGCCTGCCCACCTCCTGGAGGAAGCCACATCGGTGGTGAGACTCTTCCCCGGGGCCAGCCGGTCACCGGGTTCAGAGCAGCAAGGGGAGCCGGACGGAGGAGGCTGTCAGCCTTCCAGATGAGGCCACGAGGCTCTGGTCCAGCCAGTGTTTCTTTCTACTCGTGCGCGGGCATGGGGTCTGGGGAGAAGCGGTCTTGGTAAATAGggattctgactcagtaggtgcGGGCAGGGCTTGAGAGACTGAGTTTCTGACCAGATCCCACGCCACGCCGATGCTGCAGATCCACGGACCACAGTTTGAGTAGCAGAGCAGCATGGGCCGGTGTAGATGGCAGCAGATGATGTGTGGGCAGATATAGACGGGGAAGGACACTGATTCTGGAGACTGGTTGGCTGTAGGGTGTTTGCATCCATGAGCCAGGCCtgcttgggggggagggggcgggggggttcaGCCCAAAGGGTCCTGACCtgactctgcccccacccccaccccccgcacctcTCCTCTGCAGAGCACCAGTCCTGGCGCCTGACTGGGGGCGCCGACTCCTGCGAGGGGCAGGTGGAAGTACATTTCCGTGGGGTCTGGAGCACAGTGTGTGACAGTGAGTGGTACTCCTCGGAGGCCCAGGTGCTCTGCCGGACCTTGGGCTGTGGGACCGTGGCCACAAGACTCCAGGGGCTGCCCCATTCCCTGCCGGGGAAAATGTACTACTCATGCAAGGGGGAGGAGCCCACCCCCTCCGATTGCTTCTGGAGGTTCAACAACCCCTATCTCTGCAGACAGTCGAGGGCAGCCAGAGTCCTCTGCTCAGgtatccctcctccccacccctacctcaCCTACCCCCGGATGTAGACTAGCGATTCCACCCGAATCTGAAGCCTGAGAACTGGTGGGCCAGGGACCACGGCTTGGACTAGGTCAGGAATGACAACTACTGGCCTTCCAGGGACCGTTGCCCTTACCATGCCCAGGGAGACACGGCTAATTAATCAGGGCACTCTTGCCCCCAGATTCCTCGATTCAGCCCCCAGATCGTGACGTCCAATATTTGGTGAGACATTCCTGCATGCTAAGCAATGGTCTCTGTTGACCGGAACTGGCTCAAGGACATGAAACCAACTGCTATCCCAGGGCTGGTGGCATAGAAGGATAACAGTGGGAGACACTAATAGTAACATCAGCGACAGAGTCTGGGGCCCCGATCACGTGCCAGGCATTGGGGAGCACCCGGTACCTCTTATTTCCGCTAAGCCTCATTTCCCCACTAAGAATCGGACTCTGCCGTATTTCGCCAAATCTAGGGCGGCATCGGGAGGTCACGcttattattttatgtaccaTAAAGGACAACAATGCTGCCAAAATAAACTCGTGGCACGCCATCCGTTGTAACAATGGATGCCATCGCCCCAATTTCGGAGGTGTTAAACTATGACAAAGCCAGAGCGTTAGACCCAGAGAAACGTGGCATTAGGCGTCGCGAGGGAGCTCAGACACCTGTCTACGAAGCCTAGCTCCACCATTTAcccacgggggcgggggggttcaGTTCCATGACCGTGTGGTTGCTGATCCTTGTCCTTTCGCAGGGTAGCTGGGAAATCGGGTGATATCCACCAAGGGACTTTGTAAGCCCCATCCCTTACCTGTCAAGCGATTATGATAGTGATCATAATGTCGGCTTCCCAGCTCCCAAGGCCAATGTGAAGAACGAACCCAGGACTTGACAGAAAAAGAGATTTGGGGTCTGTAGCAGATTTTACAGAAAGAAAGGATCGTTCTTTTCTCATCAGCCTCTTACTCTAACCCAAGAAACTTCCCAGCATGAAGTTTCCttagtgtggggggtggggggtgggaaaggcAGGTTTTCTTACCCATATGCACCCCCAAGTTCCAGGTCATTTGTCTGTCTTGCTCAGTTTCTAACACAAGgactggcacacagtgggtgcttgGTAATACGTGTTGAGTAAGTGATCGGTGCTTTCCGACAGGCTCCCGAAGTCTGCTCAACCTGTCCACTTCCAAAGCCCCTGCAAGCGTTCAGCCGGTCACTGTGGGTGAGTGTCGCTGGGTGTGCGGTTTCTCAGGGAGGTGGGTGCACGCCTCTCACGTCCCCTACCTCCAGCCGATGGACTTGCCgctccctccgccccctccctgtccccggCCTCCATTCTGTGGGTGcttttgcccctctcctctcccctccctgccacgtAAGCTCCACAGCTCTCCCGAATCCTGGTATTTCATGGACAGGAGCCCACTCTCCTGTCGGGCAGGAGAACAGAGCTGGAGAGAGCCAGCGCTGACCTGGTCTGACACGGGCCAGTGGTAGCTCACAGTCAGTGGGCTGATAACATCCCGGGCACCGGTCCAGAGCTTTGCCATCATTAGTTCCCGGCCCTGTAATGCTCCTGGTGTCCCCATCGGGGAGGTCTCATTAGAGCCTTTACACGGAGAAAAAAGCTGAAGGCGCAGCCAGCCGGCATTTGGCCGGAGTTTGCATCCAAGGCTCTGATCTGAACCAGGCTTGGTCTGCCCGCCGGCTGTGTGTAGCTTGGCTGACTTCCAGGAAGACTCCTGAGGCTCAAAGCCCAGCCGTGTCCCCTGCTAGCTGGGTAATGTTGGGCTgagtctctctgagcctcagatccCTTGACTATAAAGTGGGGATGATAATCGCCATAGCTTTCTCCTGGCATTGCTGTGAGTCTCCAgtgaattcatttttctaaagcacttagaacagggcAGAGCACACGGTAAGCCCTGCCGGAGCATTAGGTGCTCTCGTGATTAGTTAGTCCGGGCACGGAGCCCCTTGGCAACCCCGGGATAGGCAGGGGGCCTGGCCCAGGTTCACCGGCTGGGTGCCGTCCCCTGCTTCCACTGGAGGAAGGTGGACAGGGGCCTGGGGATGGAGTGGAGGGGCACTAAGTCCTGACAGACAAGTGGCAATGgatgaaggcacagagagggaatgGAACGCTGGGAAGGGTACGGGCTGTAGGGTGAACTCCTGCCAGGACCCCAGACACCCACTCgcatactccctctctctctctgaggtcAAGGTGGGAAGCCTCATCAGCCttcaaagagcaaagaaagaTCCACCTCCAAGGACCACACTCTAGCCCTTGGCCCCACAGCCCTGCCTTCAGCCTGTCCCTCTGGGCCCGAATTCACTGGTCTCTTCATGGCCCCCGCAGCCCAGCTTACACCCACTCTTACACCCACTTCCTGCTGCTaaacccacctcccaccctggtTCAAGTCAAGCCCTTTGCAGATGCAGGGGAGGGGATAAAATGAGAACAGGGAGAGGGTAATTTCTTGGCAGTGGGGAGCAGTCACTATGCCCAGCCAGGGGGTCAGGATGCTTACATCCCACCAGCCCCCTGTGGTGCTGTCACTACCCTTCATCCAGCCCTGTGGCCTAACACCGAGGAGGAGATGAGTCCCATCTCTCCTCTCTCGAGGGCTCCAAGCACCTGCCTCATTATAGCCTCTTTGCAGGCTTTGGGTTCTTTTTTAGCAGGGGTGGCACCGAGAGAGGGGTGAAGACAGGAAGTCACATCAGGGCTGTGGAGCTGGGAGGTCCAGAATCACGGCCCTcacctctgccctcagggagtacGTGTCTGATGGGAACGATGCATCCAGGGCACAGAAAGGACATCTCGCCCTCCTGATGGTCTGTTTGCTGCCAGAGGTGGCTCCACGTCACCTTCTCTGGAAAGCCAGCCTCGGTGtccacctcccaccctgccctACCAGAGAAGGCCCCTTGTAAGGCCTCATGCCTGCCCATACCTCCTTCCCAGTAAGCCTGGCGCCATATTGGATTGAGTCAATGTGTTGATCTCCCCACTAGACAGTGGCCCTCAAGGCCTATGATGCCAATGTCGTATTTGTATCCCTAGAGCCTAGTGGGCACACAGTGGGCACTCAGTGATTACTGAGCGGGTGGCCAGGGGAAAGGCTCACTCAGCTAATTGTTCATTCAACATTTCTTGGGCACCTCCCAATATAAAGTGTCTAAAAGCAGACGGGGACATtcggaaaaaagaagagaggaggaagataaGTCCAAAAGGGAAGTAGGTCGGCTGCAGAGATGCTGGAGAGGCAAGAAGTCTATGTCCGTTCCTCTTTCTGATTTGGGGTTCTTGCTTCCAGAACCTACTACGATCCAGAAAGCAGAAGCCTGGAAATCGCGAGAACTAATGCTTTTCACCCTCTGCATCATTCTGGGAATTCTCCTCCTTGGCTTACTCATCTCCACAGCCTTCATCTTCTTGAAAGTTAAAGGAAAATACGGTAGGTGCAGAGTTCTGGGAGCCACAggaaaggcccagagagggaaagcagcAGGCCTGAGGTGTGGCCTTCTCAGGGGGATGGGGGCCTCAAGGGACTCAGCAGAATGGAGCACCACCCAGCAATGGCCACCCAGCCCAGACCCCTGGGAGCACCTCCCGATGGGCAGGATTTTCCCAGCATGCCCGGCAGAAGCGGTCCATGGGAGGACTAGACTGCGTGCGTGCGTGTGGATTcgagggagagatggggagagaggcaTCTCCGTGAGAACAGGACCAGCTAGACCGGGAGAGACCAAAAAGTGACTTATAgcgtctctgcctctcctctctcagccCTGCCCATTATGGTGAACGACCAgcacccacccaccaccaccccagaGGGGATCAATAGCTATCAAGATGTTCCCATCACCATTTCCAAAGAAGAAGGTACGATGTCCACCACCCTGGGAGTGAGGAAGGCTGGGGAGGACAGGAAAGGAATCCTTTTTTGGAGGGTCAGACCTGTGTAGGTCAAAGCAGCGTCCCAGTTGGAGATGAGACCTCAGCCAGCCCACTGGTGCCCGTGGGACCTTGAGCATGTCGTGCCTCGATCTGGGCAGAGGACCCTCCAAGGCAGTCATTCTAGACTAGGCTTTAGAGTTCTGGATAATACAGGGCATTTCTCAGAGGAAAGTTCTGCCCTGCTAATTGGCTGGTAGGTTTGTGATATTATCGCGTCTTTCAATAGCCTCAATCAGCCTTCCTGCAGAGCCCCATCCAGGTTTCCTGgaacataattttatttcatttttctgaatgaaaaaaaaaaatcagatcagtCATCCATCTTTTACAACGTAGGGATTTATACCTCTTGAAAGTCTTGTAAAGGAACTCGAGTTTCATTGCATTGCATTATGACTGCATTAAATCACCTTTATTTGAAAGCATTCGGTGACCGGAAAAGCAATACAAAACTCAgccaaattatatacatattctcTCTGCACGGTATCCGTGTATTTGAGAAGAGACTATGAATACAGAACTTAGCACACAAGTTGGGCCCAGAGCATTCGCTCACTGAATGTTATGGTCTCGAGGTTAAGAGCCACACTGCCCGCTTCTCTGGGCAAGGTGagaacctccctgtgcctcagtttcttcggCTGTGAAAGAGGGACCGTAATgcacctacctcacagagttgttccGAGAATCCAGACGAGATcatgttttaaatgttagaaCAGCGCCTGACATGTAGTGACTGCACCTTGCTTGTGAAATAAACACGTGTTATTAGTTCCCCGTGtttgaagtggggggggggggggagcttggAAAACCCAGGCTGGATGGGCTTGTACAAGATGGGCTACCCCGTGCTCTCCCTGCCGCTCTGTCTGCTGCCTCTCCCTGTGCCTTTCTGCCCACCACTCCCCGGTGCCCCAACTCTGCTCTCTCCCCAGTTCCCAAGCTGCCCATCCAGGTCCAGGCCCTACCCCCCAAGGACTCGGACTCCAGCTCGGACTCAGACTATGAGCATTATGACTTCAGCGCCCAGCCTCCCGTGGCCCTGACCACCTTCTACAGTGAGTGCCTGGGCTCCCGAGGGCCCACCCGCCCCTACCAGGGAGAGGGCCCATGTGGCTGGGGACCCTCCGTAGGTTCCATCTGGTGACCCCTGCATGACATGGGTTGAATGCCCCTTCTTACCCACTGGATCCACTGCAGATGGTCCTACACTGAGGCTCTCACAATACTTTGTGACCCTAGAGACCTCTCCATGGCTCCAACTTCCTTCTTTCCCACGTTTGTCTCTGGCCACGCGAGGTCTTAAGACCCGCCCCTCAACACTCACCGGAAGGTGGCTGTGGCTGTGTTAGACAAGCAAGTCCAAGCAAGAGACATTCATTCAGATGGTTTCTCCCACACCCCTTCTGTGTCCCATTCTGCCCATCAACCtggcaccctcccctcccttcatgGGCAAGCCCAGCTTGAACCTCTGAGCCGGCTTTTCCAGCTTTCCTTCCCGCCTGCTGGGGATAGGACGAGGAAAGACAGTGCTTAAGGCAGGGCCCATGCAATGCTGGAGGTTAGAGCACAGAATCCCATGCCTATTGTGAAGTCCCTTGGGAGCTTGTCAAACCTTCCCCGGTTCTCCCCGGGACCCACCGTATAAGCAACGATGAGAGTTTGGCTGTGTGTGATGGAGGTCCCCAAATGACAGCGTCCTAAGAAGTCggcagggacccaggctcctccTTCCTTGCCGCTGTGCAATCCCTAAGCTGTTGCCCTTGTCCACATGGTCCAGCGTGGCTCACTACAACATCCACATTCTGGGCAGCAGGACAGGAAGGGAAGGTGAAGCATGCCCTACCCTAAAAGGCAGGATGCCAGAGATGCCCACATCACAGCCACCCACATCACCCCGGCTGGAActtaagccccccccccccagctgtaAGAGAGGACGACAGACGAAACCTCTGTCCCAAGCAGTTGTGTGTCCAGATAAAGGCCGAGGGGAGAATGGATAATGGGGACCACCGGTTGTCTGTGCCCCACCCGGCACACCAGGGCCaatggggtgggaggtgggtgatTCCACTTCTGCTCTGTGCCACAAATCAGCATTTGGGAGCCACCGGGATGAGGCATCCTTAGAGCGCGGGATCCTGAGCCCAGGCACGTAAGAGGCAAGACGAGGAGTCCAAAATCCTGTGACATTGTGATAGAAATTCAGGGGTGCCGGTTCTGAGAGAGCTGACGGCAAGGTTCCAGACCCTCAAGTCCTTAAGACTCAACAAATCCACATCTCTCCAGTTTTGAAACAGGGAACTGGATGTAAGCAAGGCTTCCACTCCGGAAAGTTCTAGGTGCTCCTAGAAAGTTCTAGGTGCTCCTAGAAGGCACCACCTGCCCCTTTCCTGCCCAGAGTCTCCAGGGCATGGGCGGAGAGCCCAGGACTCTTCCTATTTCCttaaggaggaggaggggcagctggCGGGCCAGAGAGGCTCGAGGCACTGGGGTCTCTGGCCAGAAGCAGCCTGTCCCCATGCTGGTTAGAGATTGAGGTTTGGGGTCTGGCTGGACAAGAG is from Neofelis nebulosa isolate mNeoNeb1 chromosome 10, mNeoNeb1.pri, whole genome shotgun sequence and encodes:
- the CD6 gene encoding T-cell differentiation antigen CD6 isoform X1; its protein translation is MAPDMWLFSAVLGLLSAALSGHPSPTPSGQPNTSSTETQPLESGEPLGIRLVNGSSHCSGTVEVWIRKSWEPACGAFWNHNATEAACRALSCGGAGAAVQPTLTPSELPPGPGAGNASEAPNATLALAPAVLCRGPEWPLCDVVERPCDSDRPAEVTCAENRAVRLLGGSGPCAGRVEMLERGQWGSVCDDTWDLKDAHVVCRQLNCGWAVQALPGLHFAPGQGPIHRDQVNCSGTEDHLWDCPGLPGNGYCGHKEDAGVLCSEHQSWRLTGGADSCEGQVEVHFRGVWSTVCDSEWYSSEAQVLCRTLGCGTVATRLQGLPHSLPGKMYYSCKGEEPTPSDCFWRFNNPYLCRQSRAARVLCSGSRSLLNLSTSKAPASVQPVTVEPTTIQKAEAWKSRELMLFTLCIILGILLLGLLISTAFIFLKVKGKYALPIMVNDQHPPTTTPEGINSYQDVPITISKEEVPKLPIQVQALPPKDSDSSSDSDYEHYDFSAQPPVALTTFYNSQRHRVTEEEIQQSRFQMPPLEEGLEETSASQVPPARAGHYIADTPSLGSQHHPGSNRGSSTSSGEDYCNSPSSRLPLWTPQVFSTERSPFLEQPPNLELAGSQATFSGPSADDSSSTSSGEWYQNFQPPPQPPSTDQFQYPGASGRGGSPRPQPGSTGNEDYDDIGAS
- the CD6 gene encoding T-cell differentiation antigen CD6 isoform X2, with protein sequence MAPDMWLFSAVLGLLSAALSGHPSPTPSGQPNTSSTETQPLESGEPLGIRLVNGSSHCSGTVEVWIRKSWEPACGAFWNHNATEAACRALSCGGAGAAVQPTLTPSELPPGPGAGNASEAPNATLALAPAVLCRGPEWPLCDVVERPCDSDRPAEVTCAENRAVRLLGGSGPCAGRVEMLERGQWGSVCDDTWDLKDAHVVCRQLNCGWAVQALPGLHFAPGQGPIHRDQVNCSGTEDHLWDCPGLPGNGYCGHKEDAGVLCSEHQSWRLTGGADSCEGQVEVHFRGVWSTVCDSEWYSSEAQVLCRTLGCGTVATRLQGLPHSLPGKMYYSCKGEEPTPSDCFWRFNNPYLCRQSRAARVLCSGSRSLLNLSTSKAPASVQPVTVEPTTIQKAEAWKSRELMLFTLCIILGILLLGLLISTAFIFLKVKGKYALPIMVNDQHPPTTTPEGINSYQDVPITISKEEVPKLPIQVQALPPKDSDSSSDSDYEHYDFSAQPPVALTTFYNSQRHRVTEEEIQQSRFQMPPLEEGLEETSASQVPPARAGHYIADTPSLGSQHHPGSNRGSSTSSGEDYCNSPSSRLPLWTPQVFSTERSPFLEQPPNLELAGSQATFSGPSADDSSSTSSGEWYQNFQPPPQPPSTDQFQYPGSPRPQPGSTGNEDYDDIGAS